In a single window of the Agromyces sp. H17E-10 genome:
- a CDS encoding alpha/beta fold hydrolase, translating into MTTSAASGQRAGERFLEAERRLWVDHAGREPGTQLIELPTLRSRVRLFEFGEGATLLFLHGGPSAASCWAPLVGRLTGFRCVLIERPGCGLSESAQARMSVREHGAALLADVLAALPAPPIAVVANSFGSFLSLAHELSHPGVVPRYLHFGCPAPSPGSRVPPSFVPSMIPGLNAVLRRLSTWTADSSLRNFTVMGHDRDAMSRPALASFLRWYTALMTLTPTRANDQRLFGRIRPRDALRPDQLAVADVPMHFFWGRDDTFGGERAARRLTSLIAGSELQMIDGGHLPWLDDPAAAAEFVRRVLDGR; encoded by the coding sequence ATGACCACCTCGGCAGCATCAGGGCAGCGGGCGGGTGAACGCTTCCTCGAGGCGGAACGTCGCCTCTGGGTCGATCACGCGGGGCGCGAGCCCGGCACGCAGCTGATCGAGCTGCCGACGCTCCGGTCCCGGGTGCGGCTGTTCGAGTTCGGCGAGGGGGCGACACTGCTGTTCCTGCACGGCGGACCGAGCGCCGCGTCGTGCTGGGCCCCGCTCGTCGGCCGGCTCACCGGGTTCCGCTGCGTGCTGATCGAGCGGCCCGGCTGCGGGCTGAGCGAGTCCGCGCAAGCCCGCATGAGCGTGCGCGAGCACGGGGCAGCGCTGCTCGCCGATGTGCTCGCCGCCCTGCCCGCTCCGCCGATCGCCGTCGTCGCGAACTCGTTCGGCTCCTTCCTCTCGCTCGCCCACGAACTCTCGCATCCCGGCGTCGTGCCGCGCTACCTGCACTTCGGATGCCCGGCACCGTCGCCCGGGTCGCGGGTGCCGCCGTCGTTCGTGCCGTCGATGATCCCCGGGCTGAACGCGGTGCTGCGGCGGCTCAGCACCTGGACGGCGGACTCGAGCCTGCGCAACTTCACCGTGATGGGCCACGACCGGGACGCGATGTCGCGCCCCGCCCTCGCCTCGTTCCTGCGCTGGTACACGGCGCTCATGACGTTGACGCCGACGCGGGCGAACGATCAGCGACTCTTCGGGCGGATCCGACCCCGCGATGCGCTCAGACCTGATCAGCTCGCCGTCGCCGACGTGCCGATGCACTTCTTCTGGGGGCGAGACGACACATTCGGGGGCGAGCGCGCGGCCCGGCGGTTGACCTCACTGATCGCCGGGTCGGAGCTGCAGATGATCGACGGCGGCCACCTGCCGTGGCTCGATGACCCGGCTGCGGCCGCGGAGTTCGTGAGGCGAGTGCTCGACGGGCGTTGA
- a CDS encoding PucR family transcriptional regulator — protein MARRLDSIALHLGADLVPGRFDGSVPVDSAVPLADFAVVGHPAFATLVVGAPDELSAAVGAGDDRAAELAASVLVTAHDSVELRAALAAAGATALVGATPSPEALLPVLVALLASDQAAEDRLVTTGTKVLTQVARRGGAKAVIAELAHRVDGWAVLVDVHGQVITTAGAGGLHVQDAIAVAFNRPVRVRHPGLQVHPVGPGEDLTAHLVIASREGSTSRSRDLASQAAALLDLVLRTHDHSGTERLGRAVMVDTLLAGGGEATDLLRRWGVRERSLTAFALSSRSKAVDLERLVTRWLDELGAVHVVTEAHERVLGFLRDDQVDAFARRVEEFAIDGRSVLRLGLGSAAATDALARSAGQARQAHEAAVADGRTVVRYRSLPTVAYVLEQLDGDTTSRIGELLDPLRDADGGHGELTRTLRAYLAEHGALGATAAVLGVHRQTLASRLLRIEELTGLSMSSPDDRTAAWLAVRALER, from the coding sequence GTGGCCCGCCGACTCGACTCCATCGCCCTGCACCTCGGGGCCGACCTCGTGCCGGGCCGGTTCGACGGTTCCGTGCCGGTGGATTCCGCAGTGCCGCTCGCCGACTTCGCCGTCGTGGGCCACCCGGCGTTCGCGACCCTCGTCGTCGGGGCTCCGGACGAGCTCTCGGCGGCCGTGGGCGCCGGTGACGACCGCGCCGCGGAGCTCGCGGCCTCGGTGCTCGTGACCGCGCACGACTCGGTCGAGCTTCGGGCGGCACTGGCCGCCGCCGGCGCCACGGCGCTCGTCGGCGCGACCCCCTCACCCGAGGCGCTGCTTCCGGTGCTCGTCGCCCTGCTGGCCTCCGATCAGGCCGCCGAGGACCGCCTCGTGACGACCGGCACGAAGGTGCTCACCCAGGTCGCCCGCCGAGGCGGCGCGAAGGCCGTGATCGCCGAGCTCGCGCACCGCGTCGACGGCTGGGCGGTGCTCGTCGACGTGCACGGCCAGGTGATCACGACGGCCGGCGCCGGCGGACTGCACGTGCAGGACGCGATCGCGGTCGCGTTCAACCGGCCGGTGCGGGTGCGCCACCCCGGACTGCAGGTGCACCCGGTCGGCCCCGGCGAAGACCTCACGGCCCACCTCGTGATCGCGTCGCGCGAGGGGTCGACGAGCCGCAGCCGCGATCTCGCCTCCCAGGCGGCGGCACTCCTCGACCTCGTGCTGCGCACGCACGACCACTCCGGCACCGAGCGACTCGGCCGTGCGGTCATGGTCGACACGCTGCTCGCCGGCGGCGGCGAGGCGACCGACCTGCTGCGCCGCTGGGGCGTGCGGGAGCGCAGTCTGACCGCCTTCGCCCTGTCGAGCCGGTCGAAGGCGGTCGACCTCGAACGCCTCGTCACGCGCTGGCTCGACGAGCTCGGCGCCGTGCACGTCGTGACCGAGGCGCACGAGCGCGTGCTGGGGTTCCTGCGCGACGACCAGGTCGACGCGTTCGCCCGTCGCGTCGAGGAGTTCGCGATCGACGGCCGGTCGGTGCTGCGACTCGGCCTCGGCTCGGCGGCGGCGACCGACGCGCTCGCCCGCAGTGCGGGCCAGGCACGGCAGGCGCACGAGGCCGCCGTGGCCGACGGGCGCACGGTCGTGCGATACCGGTCGCTGCCGACGGTCGCCTACGTGCTCGAGCAGCTCGACGGCGACACGACGTCGCGCATCGGCGAACTGCTCGATCCGCTGCGCGATGCCGACGGCGGGCACGGCGAGCTCACCCGCACGCTGCGGGCCTACCTCGCCGAGCACGGCGCGCTCGGCGCCACCGCTGCAGTGCTCGGCGTGCACCGGCAGACGCTCGCGTCGCGCCTCCTCCGCATCGAGGAGCTCACGGGGCTCTCGATGTCGAGCCCCGACGACCGTACCGCCGCCTGGCTCGCGGTGCGCGCGCTCGAGCGCTGA
- a CDS encoding alcohol dehydrogenase catalytic domain-containing protein — protein sequence MKAIVFRQPETPIEVADVDLAAPKAGEVRVKIAAAGVCHSDLHVKRGEWDAPAPLVMGHEGSGVVVELGEGVTSLAVGDHVVLSWVPPCGECRYCRSGHEARCQKVATVVAPKGVLFDGTSRLSSGDESLHHYLGVSSFAEEVIVPASGAVKVRDDAPLDVIAVVGCAVATGVGAVLNTAAVEPGSTVAVIGCGGVGLNVVQGAKLAGAERIVAIDVLPEKTQLALQFGATDRIDASQGDAVEQLMELIPDGVDYAFDAIGRTVTTEQAIRMLGLGGAAVIVGLPPTGAKASFEPLVLAEADQRILGSNYGSVRPSIDIPALVDRYMDGQLKLDPLISARRPLAEAAEAFDDLESGEALRTLLIP from the coding sequence ATGAAAGCCATCGTCTTCCGTCAGCCGGAGACGCCGATCGAGGTCGCCGACGTCGACCTGGCCGCGCCGAAGGCCGGCGAGGTGCGGGTGAAGATCGCCGCGGCCGGGGTCTGCCACTCCGACCTGCACGTGAAGCGCGGTGAGTGGGATGCACCGGCGCCGCTCGTCATGGGCCACGAGGGCTCGGGCGTCGTCGTCGAGCTCGGCGAGGGCGTCACGTCGCTCGCCGTCGGCGACCACGTCGTGCTCAGCTGGGTGCCGCCGTGCGGCGAGTGCCGGTACTGCCGCTCGGGTCACGAAGCGCGCTGCCAGAAGGTCGCGACGGTCGTCGCCCCGAAGGGCGTGCTGTTCGACGGCACCTCGCGCCTGTCGTCCGGCGACGAGTCGCTGCACCACTACCTCGGCGTCTCGTCGTTCGCCGAAGAGGTGATCGTGCCCGCCTCGGGCGCCGTGAAGGTGCGCGACGACGCCCCGCTCGACGTCATCGCGGTCGTCGGCTGCGCCGTCGCGACCGGCGTCGGAGCCGTGCTCAACACCGCCGCCGTCGAGCCCGGTTCGACGGTCGCCGTGATCGGCTGCGGCGGCGTCGGCCTCAACGTCGTGCAGGGTGCGAAGCTCGCCGGCGCGGAGCGCATCGTCGCGATCGACGTACTGCCCGAGAAGACCCAGCTCGCCCTGCAGTTCGGCGCCACCGACCGCATCGACGCCTCGCAGGGCGACGCGGTCGAACAGCTCATGGAACTCATCCCCGACGGCGTCGACTACGCCTTCGACGCGATCGGTCGCACCGTGACGACCGAGCAGGCGATCCGCATGCTCGGGCTCGGCGGCGCCGCCGTCATCGTCGGCCTGCCGCCGACGGGTGCCAAGGCGTCGTTCGAGCCCCTCGTGCTCGCCGAGGCCGACCAGCGGATCCTCGGCTCGAACTACGGCTCGGTGCGCCCCTCGATCGACATCCCCGCGCTCGTCGACCGCTACATGGACGGCCAGCTGAAGCTCGACCCGCTGATCTCGGCGCGCCGGCCGCTCGCCGAGGCCGCCGAGGCGTTCGACGACCTCGAGTCCGGCGAGGCGCTGCGCACCCTGCTCATCCCGTAA